The sequence CGCGTCTGCGCTCATTTTCCTGATGCGCGACAAAGGGAAAAGCAATCGTACGGTCCAGGCTCTGGCGCTGCGGGTCGGATTTTCAGTGACCCTGTTTATTCTGATATTGATAGCCTATAAGCTTGGCTACATTCAACCGACTGGAATACGCTGAGGAAAGGGTAAGGCAGCGCTCGCTTATCGAACGCCCGCGTTGCCATCACCGGCTCAAG is a genomic window of Glaciimonas sp. PAMC28666 containing:
- a CDS encoding twin transmembrane helix small protein; this translates as MKIIVAIAFILIIASLASALIFLMRDKGKSNRTVQALALRVGFSVTLFILILIAYKLGYIQPTGIR